The Aureispira anguillae genome contains a region encoding:
- a CDS encoding cyclase family protein, whose protein sequence is MAVIIDLSKTIEYKKEDPWFMRIKIKHIPHSKSLRLIRLIFKLPKKLMPSRFQGWADDKIKNMGVHSSTHIDAPWHYSPIVEGKKAKTIDEIPLKWLYGDGILIDMSHKKDLEVITAEDIKNNLAKNNITLSPGNIVLIRTGRDLLTGHDVLKRGTGMSKEATLWLIQQGIKVMGIDQWGWDLPLKYLAEEAIRNNNKELFWEGHLVGLDHEYLHMEQLTNLCHLPLSGFKVAAFPLKIKGGSAAPARVVAILE, encoded by the coding sequence ATGGCTGTAATAATAGATTTATCAAAAACAATCGAATATAAAAAAGAAGACCCTTGGTTTATGCGAATTAAAATAAAGCATATTCCTCATTCAAAGAGTCTAAGATTAATTCGTTTAATTTTTAAACTTCCTAAAAAACTAATGCCTTCTAGATTCCAAGGGTGGGCAGATGATAAAATTAAAAATATGGGTGTACATTCTAGTACTCACATTGACGCCCCTTGGCATTACTCCCCTATAGTTGAGGGCAAAAAAGCAAAAACAATTGATGAAATTCCTCTAAAATGGCTGTATGGGGATGGTATACTTATTGACATGAGCCACAAAAAAGACTTAGAAGTAATTACAGCAGAAGACATAAAAAATAATCTTGCTAAAAACAATATCACTTTATCTCCAGGAAATATTGTACTAATTCGTACAGGTCGAGATTTATTAACAGGTCATGATGTTCTTAAACGAGGTACAGGCATGAGCAAAGAAGCTACACTTTGGTTAATTCAACAAGGTATTAAGGTAATGGGTATCGATCAATGGGGTTGGGATCTACCCTTAAAATATCTCGCAGAAGAAGCAATAAGAAACAATAATAAAGAATTGTTTTGGGAGGGGCATTTAGTTGGTTTAGATCATGAATACTTACACATGGAGCAACTCACAAATTTATGTCACTTGCCTCTTAGTGGGTTTAAAGTTGCTGCATTTCCCCTTAAAATAAAAGGAGGATCTGCTGCTCCAGCAAGAGTTGTTGCTATATTAGAATGA